Proteins co-encoded in one Puntigrus tetrazona isolate hp1 chromosome 20, ASM1883169v1, whole genome shotgun sequence genomic window:
- the gpatch2 gene encoding G patch domain-containing protein 2 isoform X2: MFRAAEIKSFGKAGTGWHFRRTMDELVHDLVSALEESSEQARGGFGDGGDHALAVGCLLKRQARKRRGRKRRSDNPHPPWDTCHLSEGSESSLEEQKDYRSSTAAGGAHTRDNNSDSDEQLGAKRRTPLTDSGRGKRPLWLDDLSGADVLGTRSLRRRRKVKRMAVDPPLDVSTMLAPPPRATNSREAGFSPEAKGSESNKNRVKKRKFTAQRLAQDAADEGVVVESEEAGQAAKDKMDYEEQKGSDEEMSDSETSSVSNSSDGGLYTNDEGRQGDDEQSDWFYEGEPGGACGIAGVVPWWERDSNELDLNDPVFNSILTGAFPLMSQGSQRGFQARLARQACLQQSQGTSQGIPDRLPRLSQDPHDSWFSSGARRDQLLWDSRSDRSHRKSCSLKTASRQTSGHLGSLCTGDIKRRRKAAPVSAPSSSGVVGESAAPLPESNVGNRMLQSMGWTPGSGLGPDGRGITEPIRASQRPKGAGLGFN; encoded by the exons ATGTTCCGCGCCGCCGAGATCAAGAGCTTCGGTAAAGCGGGAACCGGCTG GCACTTTCGGCGGACGATGGACGAGCTGGTCCATGACCTGGTGTCGGCTCTGGAGGAGAGTTCAGAACAAGCCCGTGGAGGGTTTGGAGATGGTGGAGATCACGCTCTGGCCGTCGGCTGCCTGTTAAAACGGCAGGCCCGCAAGCGGCGCGGCCGGAAGCGTCGGTCCGACAACCCTCACCCGCCGTGGGACACCTGCCACCTGAGCGAAGGCTCCGAGTCCAGCCTGGAGGAGCAGAAAGACTACCGCTCATCCACGGCGGCAGGGGGCGCTCACACCCGCGACAACAACAGCGACTCGGACGAGCAGCTGGGCGCGAAGCGGCGGACGCCCCTCACCGACTCCGGCCGGGGGAAGAGGCCTCTGTGGCTGGACGACTTGAGCGGAGCGGATGTTTTGGGAACGCGCAGCTTGCGAAGGCGGCGGAAAGTCAAGCGCATGGCCGTGGACCCGCCGCTAGATGTCTCCACCATGTTGGCTCCGCCCCCAAGAGCAACCAACAGCAGGGAGGCGGGGTTTAGCCCGGAGGCCAAGGGGAGCgaatcaaacaaaaacagggTGAAGAAGAGGAAGTTCACGGCGCAGAGACTCGCACAGGACGCGGCTGATGAAGGCGTGGTGGTGGAGAGCGAAGAGGCGGGACAAGCTGCCAAAGATAAGATGGACTATGAGGAGCAGAAAGGCTCAGACGAGGAGATGAGTGACAG TGAGACGAGCAGTGTGAGTAACAGCAGTGACGGGGGTCTGTACACAAACGATGAAGGAAGGCAAG gcgATGATGAGCAGAGTGATTGGTTCTATGAGGGCGAGCCGGGCGGGGCCTGTGGAATCGCGGGTGTAGTGCCGTGGTGGGAGAGAGACTCTAACGAGCTCGACCTCAACGACCCTGTGTTCAACAGCATCCTGACCGGAGCGTTCCCGTTAATGTCACAAGGATCTCAAAGAG GATTTCAAGCACGTCTCGCGCGGCAGGCCTGTCTTCAGCAGTCACAG GGAACCTCTCAAGGAATTCCTGATCGATTACCCAGATTATCCCAGGATCCTCACGA CTCATGGTTCAGCTCTGGGGCCAGAAGAGACCAA TTGCTTTGGGATTCTCGCAGTGACAGAAGCCACAGAAAAAGCTGCTCTTTAAAGACTGCCAGCag ACAAACTAGTGGTCATCTTGGCTCTCTGTGTACTGGAGATATAAAGAGGCGACGAAAAGCAGCGCCTGTGAGTGCCCCGTCATCctcag gtgtGGTGGGTGAGAGCGCTGCTCCTTTGCCCGAGTCGAATGTGGGGAACCGTATGCTGCAAAGTATGGGCTGGACCCCGGGGTCGGGCCTGGGCCCCGACGGCAGAGGCATCACGGAGCCCATTCGTGCGTCTCAGAGGCCGAAGGGAGCGGGACTGGGCTTCAACTGA
- the gpatch2 gene encoding G patch domain-containing protein 2 isoform X1 → MFRAAEIKSFGKAGTGWHFRRTMDELVHDLVSALEESSEQARGGFGDGGDHALAVGCLLKRQARKRRGRKRRSDNPHPPWDTCHLSEGSESSLEEQKDYRSSTAAGGAHTRDNNSDSDEQLGAKRRTPLTDSGRGKRPLWLDDLSGADVLGTRSLRRRRKVKRMAVDPPLDVSTMLAPPPRATNSREAGFSPEAKGSESNKNRVKKRKFTAQRLAQDAADEGVVVESEEAGQAAKDKMDYEEQKGSDEEMSDRCETSSVSNSSDGGLYTNDEGRQGDDEQSDWFYEGEPGGACGIAGVVPWWERDSNELDLNDPVFNSILTGAFPLMSQGSQRGFQARLARQACLQQSQGTSQGIPDRLPRLSQDPHDSWFSSGARRDQLLWDSRSDRSHRKSCSLKTASRQTSGHLGSLCTGDIKRRRKAAPVSAPSSSGVVGESAAPLPESNVGNRMLQSMGWTPGSGLGPDGRGITEPIRASQRPKGAGLGFN, encoded by the exons ATGTTCCGCGCCGCCGAGATCAAGAGCTTCGGTAAAGCGGGAACCGGCTG GCACTTTCGGCGGACGATGGACGAGCTGGTCCATGACCTGGTGTCGGCTCTGGAGGAGAGTTCAGAACAAGCCCGTGGAGGGTTTGGAGATGGTGGAGATCACGCTCTGGCCGTCGGCTGCCTGTTAAAACGGCAGGCCCGCAAGCGGCGCGGCCGGAAGCGTCGGTCCGACAACCCTCACCCGCCGTGGGACACCTGCCACCTGAGCGAAGGCTCCGAGTCCAGCCTGGAGGAGCAGAAAGACTACCGCTCATCCACGGCGGCAGGGGGCGCTCACACCCGCGACAACAACAGCGACTCGGACGAGCAGCTGGGCGCGAAGCGGCGGACGCCCCTCACCGACTCCGGCCGGGGGAAGAGGCCTCTGTGGCTGGACGACTTGAGCGGAGCGGATGTTTTGGGAACGCGCAGCTTGCGAAGGCGGCGGAAAGTCAAGCGCATGGCCGTGGACCCGCCGCTAGATGTCTCCACCATGTTGGCTCCGCCCCCAAGAGCAACCAACAGCAGGGAGGCGGGGTTTAGCCCGGAGGCCAAGGGGAGCgaatcaaacaaaaacagggTGAAGAAGAGGAAGTTCACGGCGCAGAGACTCGCACAGGACGCGGCTGATGAAGGCGTGGTGGTGGAGAGCGAAGAGGCGGGACAAGCTGCCAAAGATAAGATGGACTATGAGGAGCAGAAAGGCTCAGACGAGGAGATGAGTGACAGGTG TGAGACGAGCAGTGTGAGTAACAGCAGTGACGGGGGTCTGTACACAAACGATGAAGGAAGGCAAG gcgATGATGAGCAGAGTGATTGGTTCTATGAGGGCGAGCCGGGCGGGGCCTGTGGAATCGCGGGTGTAGTGCCGTGGTGGGAGAGAGACTCTAACGAGCTCGACCTCAACGACCCTGTGTTCAACAGCATCCTGACCGGAGCGTTCCCGTTAATGTCACAAGGATCTCAAAGAG GATTTCAAGCACGTCTCGCGCGGCAGGCCTGTCTTCAGCAGTCACAG GGAACCTCTCAAGGAATTCCTGATCGATTACCCAGATTATCCCAGGATCCTCACGA CTCATGGTTCAGCTCTGGGGCCAGAAGAGACCAA TTGCTTTGGGATTCTCGCAGTGACAGAAGCCACAGAAAAAGCTGCTCTTTAAAGACTGCCAGCag ACAAACTAGTGGTCATCTTGGCTCTCTGTGTACTGGAGATATAAAGAGGCGACGAAAAGCAGCGCCTGTGAGTGCCCCGTCATCctcag gtgtGGTGGGTGAGAGCGCTGCTCCTTTGCCCGAGTCGAATGTGGGGAACCGTATGCTGCAAAGTATGGGCTGGACCCCGGGGTCGGGCCTGGGCCCCGACGGCAGAGGCATCACGGAGCCCATTCGTGCGTCTCAGAGGCCGAAGGGAGCGGGACTGGGCTTCAACTGA